From one Rosa rugosa chromosome 4, drRosRugo1.1, whole genome shotgun sequence genomic stretch:
- the LOC133706819 gene encoding protein NRT1/ PTR FAMILY 4.3-like, which produces MAEDRRLQSNNLKVESLESSMNDHRHHHELMGDEEVVVTVDWRGRPSNPSKHGGMKAAAFVLGLQSFEIMAIAAVGNNLITYVINEMHFSLSKSANIVTNFIGTVFLLALVGGYLSDSYLGSFWTMLIFGFVELSGFILLSVQAHLPQLKPPPCNSNTAVGEDYCEEAKGFKASIFFVALYLVALGSGCVKPNMIAHGADQFNPADNPKQSKKLSTYFNAAYFAFSVGELIALTLLVWVQTHSGMDVGFGVSAAAMALGLICLVSGTLYYRNKPPQRSIFTPIAQVFVAAILKRKQVCPSNPHLLHGSQNNVPNDNSAFSSDVGPFLHSEKFRFLDKACIKIEDGTNTKESPWRLCTVTQVKQVKILLSVIPIFASTIVFNTILAQLQTFSVQQGSAMDTQLTKSFHIPPASLQSIPYIILIFLVPVYDAFFVPFARKLTGHESGISPLQRIGAGLFFATFSMISAAVMEQKRREAAVTSNKTLSIFWITPQFLIFGLSEMLTAVGLIEFFYKQSLKGRMQAFLTAVTYCSYSFGFYLSSLLVSLVNKITSSSSSTGTHGGWLSDNDLNKDRLDLFYWLLAGLSFLNFLNYLFWSKWYCHNPSSSSSGAQQQDHYRYSTTTTTTANATSADHDHNLP; this is translated from the exons ATGGCAGAAGATAGGAGACTGCAGAGTAATAATCTCAAGGTTGAGAGCCTGGAGAGCAGCATGAATgatcatcgtcatcatcatgAGTTAATGGGCGATGAAGAGGTAGTCGTCACTGTGGATTGGAGAGGCAGACCTTCTAATCCCTCCAAACATGGTGGAATGAAAGCTGCTGCGTTTGTTCTTG GACTTCAATCATTTGAGATAATGGCAATAGCGGCAGTTGGGAACAACCTGATAACATATGTGATAAATGAGATGCACTTCTCATTATCCAAGTCTGCCAACATAGTGACAAACTTCATTGGAACCGTCTTTCTCTTGGCCCTTGTTGGTGGCTACCTCTCTGATTCTTATCTTGGGAGTTTCTGGACCATGCTTATCTTTGGCTTTGTTGAACTTtcg GGTTTCATATTATTATCAGTCCAAGCTCATCTTCCGCAGCTAAAGCCACCACCATGCAACAGCAACACAGCTGTTGGAGAAGACTACTGTGAAGAAGCAAAAGGGTTCAAGGCATCGATCTTTTTCGTAGCTCTCTACTTGGTGGCATTAGGGAGTGGGTGTGTCAAACCCAACATGATTGCTCATGGAGCTGACCAGTTCAACCCTGCAGATAACCCAAAACAATCCAAGAAACTCTCCACCTACTTCAATGCTGCTTATTTTGCCTTCTCCGTGGGAGAACTCATCGCCCTCACGCTTCTTGTTTGGGTCCAAACTCACTCCGGAATGGATGTTGGCTTCGGAGTCTCTGCGGCTGCCATGGCTCTGGGACTCATCTGCTTGGTCTCCGGTACCCTCTATTACAGAAACAAGCCACCTCAACGAAGCATTTTCACCCCCATTGCTCAA GTTTTTGTGGCTGCAATACTAAAGAGAAAGCAAGTTTGTCCATCCAATCCTCACTTGCTCCATGGAAGCCAAAACAATGTGCCAAATGACAACTCCGCTTTCTCTTCTGACGTTGGCCCTTTTCTTCACTCTGAAAAATTTAg GTTCTTGGACAAGGCGTGCATTAAGATTGAAGATGGCACAAACACAAAGGAAAGTCCATGGAGATTGTGCACAGTTACACAAGTGAAGCAAGTGAAAATACTTCTCTCAGTGATTCCAATCTTTGCTTCCACAATAGTTTTCAACACCATTTTGGCTCAGCTCCAAACTTTCTCAGTCCAACAAGGAAGTGCTATGGACACCCAACTCACCAAATCTTTCCATATTCCTCCAGCCTCACTTCAGTCGATTCCTTacatcatcctcatcttcctAGTCCCTGTCTACGACGCTTTCTTTGTCCCTTTCGCAAGAAAGCTTACCGGACACGAATCAGGAATCTCCCCATTACAAAGAATAGGAGCCGGCCTGTTCTTTGCCACGTTTTCCATGATCTCAGCCGCTGTCATGGAGCAGAAGAGAAGGGAAGCGGCCGTGACGTCCAACAAGACATTGTCAATTTTCTGGATCACGCCGCAGTTCTTGATCTTCGGGTTATCGGAGATGTTGACAGCAGTCGGCCTCATTGAGTTCTTCTACAAGCAATCCTTGAAAGGCCGGATGCAAGCATTTTTAACAGCAGTGACATACTGCTCGTATTCATTCGGGTTTTATCTAAGTTCACTGTTGGTCTCTCTGGTGAATAAGATcacctcttcatcttcatcaaccGGTACTCATGGTGGTTGGCTTAGTGATAATGATCTGAACAAGGACAGATTGGATCTTTTCTATTGGCTGTTGGCAGGGCTTAGCTTCCTCAACTTCCTCAACTATCTGTTTTGGTCTAAGTGGTACTGTCACaatccatcttcatcatcatcagggGCACAACAACAAGACCATTATAGATATAgcactactactactactactgctAATGCTACTTCTGCGGATCATGATCATAATCTACCATAA
- the LOC133742511 gene encoding protein FAR1-RELATED SEQUENCE 11 isoform X1, whose product MSEEAGVMLVVYDDPSDQRSFSLDDTSSSEESLDETRLSLETTNDVIPYIGKRFATHDAAYEYYSEFAKQCGFSIRRHRTEGKDGVGKGLTRRYFVCHRAGNTPSKTSNESKPQRNRKSSRCGCQAYMRISKTTELGASEWRVTGFANHHNHELLEPNQVRFLPAYRTISESDKSRILMFAKTGISVQQMMRLMELEKCVEPGYLPFTEKDVRNLLQSFRKLDPEEESIDLLRMCRNIKEKDPNFKFEYTIDSKNRLENIAWSYASSVQSYEIFGDAVVFDTTHRLTAFDMPLGIWVGINNYGMPCFFGCVLLREESGRSFSWALKAFLGFMYGKAPRTILTDQNLFLKEAISAEMPATKHALCVWMIVAKFPSWFNAVLGERYNEWKSEFYRIYNLESIEDFELGWRDLVNSFGLHSNRHIVNLYGLRSLWALPFLRSHFFAGMATIGQSKSINAFIQRFLSAQTRLAHFIEQCDLHEQVAVAVDFKDQAGEQQTMQQNLQNICLKTGAPMESHAASVLTPYAFSKLQEQLVLAAHYASFQMDDGFLVRHHTKGDGGRKVYWVPREGIISCSCHHFEFSGTLCRHALRVLSTGNCFQIPDRYLPVRWRRISIPSAKLLHSVPSDHAERIQLLQSMVSTLVTESSKSRERLGIATEQVSILLSQIREQPVSLQSTRDITPKNRNI is encoded by the exons ATGTCTGAAGAGGCTGGAGTAATGTTAGTGGTTTATGATGATCCCTCAGACCAACGATCTTTCTCTTTGGATGATACCAGCAGCAGTGAGGAATCACTTGATGAAACTAGGCTTTCTCTAGAGACCACAAACGATGTGATTCCGTATATTGGAAAAAGGTTTGCTACTCACGATGCAGCTTATGAGTACTACAGTGAATTTGCAAAGCAATGTGGATTCTCAATCCGGCGACACCGTACGGAGGGAAAAGATGGGGTGGGCAAGGGACTTACAAGACGCTACTTTGTCTGCCACCGTGCTGGAAACACTCCGAGTAAAACCTCCAACGAAAGTAAGCCTCAAAGAAATAGAAAATCCTCCCGGTGTGGATGTCAAGCATACATGCGGATAAGCAAGACAACAGAATTGGGTGCATCAGAATGGCGTGTCACGGGTTTTGCGAACCACCATAATCATGAACTTTTGGAACCAAACCAAGTTCGTTTCCTTCCTGCATACCGAACTATATCCGAGTCTGATAAGAGCCGGATCCTTATGTTTGCCAAGACAGGAATTTCAGTACAGCAAATGATGAGGCTCATGGAGCTTGAGAAGTGTGTTGAACCAGGTTATTTACCCTTTACTGAAAAGGATGTGAGAAATTTGCTCCAGTCATTTAGGAAATTAGATCCGGAAGAGGAGAGCATAGACTTGTTAAGAATGTGCAGAAACATCAAGGAGAAAGATCCGAACTTCAAATTTGAGTACACAATTGACTCAAAGAACAGATTAGAGAATATTGCATGGTCATATGCATCCTCAGTACAGTCATATGAGATATTTGGAGATGCAGTAGTGTTTGATACCACTCATCGCTTAACTGCGTTTGACATGCCACTTGGGATATGGGTTGGAATAAATAATTATGGTATGCCTTGCTTCTTTGGCTGTGTGCTTCTACGAGAGGAAAGTGGAAGGTCATTTTCATGGGCATTGAAG GCATTCCTGGGGTTCATGTATGGGAAGGCACCACGGACCATATTAACTGATCAAAATTTATTTCTGAAAGAAGCAATAAGCGCAGAGATGCCAGCAACTAAACACGCACTATGCGTATGGATGATAGTTGCGAAGTTTCCTTCCTGGTTCAATGCTGTTTTGGGTGAACGTTACAATGAGTGGAAGAGTGAGTTTTATCGCATTTACAATTTGGAGTCCATAGAGGATTTCGAACTAGGGTGGAGGGACTTGGTAAATTCTTTTGGGCTTCACTCAAACAGGCACATAGTCAACTTGTATGGCCTACGCTCACTTTGGGCTCTACCATTCTTGAGAAGCCATTTCTTTGCAGGAATGGCTACAATTGGTCAGTCGAAGTCAATTAATGCATTCATCCAACGATTTTTGAGTGCACAAACTCGGCTGGCGCACTTCATTGAACAA TGTGATTTGCATGAGCAGGTGGCTGTTGCTGTGGATTTTAAAGATCAAGCTGGAGAACAACAAACAATGCAACAGAATCTCCAAAACATATGCCTGAAAACAGGAGCACCGATGGAATCCCATGCTGCCTCAGTTCTTACTCCTTATGCATTCTCTAAGCTTCAAGAACAACTTGTTTTGGCTGCTCACTATGCATCTTTCCAAATGGATGATGGTTTTCTTGTTCGACATCACACAAAAGGTGATGGAGGCCGAAAAGTGTATTGGGTTCCTCGGGAAGGCATCATAAGTTGCAGTTGCCATCATTTTGAGTTCTCAGGGACCCTTTGTCGGCATGCACTTCGAGTTCTCTCAACGGGAAATTGCTTTCAGATTCCGGATAGATATCTTCCTGTCCGTTGGCGTCGGATCAGCATACCTTCTGCAAAACTCCTTCATAGTGTTCCAAGTGATCATGCAGAAAGAATACAGCTGTTACAAAGTATGGTCTCAACTCTGGTAACAGAATCTTCAAAGTCTAGGGAGAGGCTAGGTATAGCAACTGAGCAGGTCTCGATACTCTTATCTCAGATAAGAGAGCAGCCTGTTTCATTACAAAGTACGAGAGACATTACACCGAAGAATAGGAATATATGA
- the LOC133742511 gene encoding protein FAR1-RELATED SEQUENCE 11 isoform X2: MSEEAGVMLVVYDDPSDQRSFSLDDTSSSEESLDETRLSLETTNDVIPYIGKRFATHDAAYEYYSEFAKQCGFSIRRHRTEGKDGVGKGLTRRYFVCHRAGNTPSKTSNESKPQRNRKSSRCGCQAYMRISKTTELGASEWRVTGFANHHNHELLEPNQVRFLPAYRTISESDKSRILMFAKTGISVQQMMRLMELEKCVEPGYLPFTEKDVRNLLQSFRKLDPEEESIDLLRMCRNIKEKDPNFKFEYTIDSKNRLENIAWSYASSVQSYEIFGDAVVFDTTHRLTAFDMPLGIWVGINNYGMPCFFGCVLLREESGRSFSWALKAFLGFMYGKAPRTILTDQNLFLKEAISAEMPATKHALCVWMIVAKFPSWFNAVLGERYNEWKSEFYRIYNLESIEDFELGWRDLVNSFGLHSNRHIVNLYGLRSLWALPFLRSHFFAGMATIGQSKSINAFIQRFLSAQTRLAHFIEQVAVAVDFKDQAGEQQTMQQNLQNICLKTGAPMESHAASVLTPYAFSKLQEQLVLAAHYASFQMDDGFLVRHHTKGDGGRKVYWVPREGIISCSCHHFEFSGTLCRHALRVLSTGNCFQIPDRYLPVRWRRISIPSAKLLHSVPSDHAERIQLLQSMVSTLVTESSKSRERLGIATEQVSILLSQIREQPVSLQSTRDITPKNRNI; the protein is encoded by the exons ATGTCTGAAGAGGCTGGAGTAATGTTAGTGGTTTATGATGATCCCTCAGACCAACGATCTTTCTCTTTGGATGATACCAGCAGCAGTGAGGAATCACTTGATGAAACTAGGCTTTCTCTAGAGACCACAAACGATGTGATTCCGTATATTGGAAAAAGGTTTGCTACTCACGATGCAGCTTATGAGTACTACAGTGAATTTGCAAAGCAATGTGGATTCTCAATCCGGCGACACCGTACGGAGGGAAAAGATGGGGTGGGCAAGGGACTTACAAGACGCTACTTTGTCTGCCACCGTGCTGGAAACACTCCGAGTAAAACCTCCAACGAAAGTAAGCCTCAAAGAAATAGAAAATCCTCCCGGTGTGGATGTCAAGCATACATGCGGATAAGCAAGACAACAGAATTGGGTGCATCAGAATGGCGTGTCACGGGTTTTGCGAACCACCATAATCATGAACTTTTGGAACCAAACCAAGTTCGTTTCCTTCCTGCATACCGAACTATATCCGAGTCTGATAAGAGCCGGATCCTTATGTTTGCCAAGACAGGAATTTCAGTACAGCAAATGATGAGGCTCATGGAGCTTGAGAAGTGTGTTGAACCAGGTTATTTACCCTTTACTGAAAAGGATGTGAGAAATTTGCTCCAGTCATTTAGGAAATTAGATCCGGAAGAGGAGAGCATAGACTTGTTAAGAATGTGCAGAAACATCAAGGAGAAAGATCCGAACTTCAAATTTGAGTACACAATTGACTCAAAGAACAGATTAGAGAATATTGCATGGTCATATGCATCCTCAGTACAGTCATATGAGATATTTGGAGATGCAGTAGTGTTTGATACCACTCATCGCTTAACTGCGTTTGACATGCCACTTGGGATATGGGTTGGAATAAATAATTATGGTATGCCTTGCTTCTTTGGCTGTGTGCTTCTACGAGAGGAAAGTGGAAGGTCATTTTCATGGGCATTGAAG GCATTCCTGGGGTTCATGTATGGGAAGGCACCACGGACCATATTAACTGATCAAAATTTATTTCTGAAAGAAGCAATAAGCGCAGAGATGCCAGCAACTAAACACGCACTATGCGTATGGATGATAGTTGCGAAGTTTCCTTCCTGGTTCAATGCTGTTTTGGGTGAACGTTACAATGAGTGGAAGAGTGAGTTTTATCGCATTTACAATTTGGAGTCCATAGAGGATTTCGAACTAGGGTGGAGGGACTTGGTAAATTCTTTTGGGCTTCACTCAAACAGGCACATAGTCAACTTGTATGGCCTACGCTCACTTTGGGCTCTACCATTCTTGAGAAGCCATTTCTTTGCAGGAATGGCTACAATTGGTCAGTCGAAGTCAATTAATGCATTCATCCAACGATTTTTGAGTGCACAAACTCGGCTGGCGCACTTCATTGAACAA GTGGCTGTTGCTGTGGATTTTAAAGATCAAGCTGGAGAACAACAAACAATGCAACAGAATCTCCAAAACATATGCCTGAAAACAGGAGCACCGATGGAATCCCATGCTGCCTCAGTTCTTACTCCTTATGCATTCTCTAAGCTTCAAGAACAACTTGTTTTGGCTGCTCACTATGCATCTTTCCAAATGGATGATGGTTTTCTTGTTCGACATCACACAAAAGGTGATGGAGGCCGAAAAGTGTATTGGGTTCCTCGGGAAGGCATCATAAGTTGCAGTTGCCATCATTTTGAGTTCTCAGGGACCCTTTGTCGGCATGCACTTCGAGTTCTCTCAACGGGAAATTGCTTTCAGATTCCGGATAGATATCTTCCTGTCCGTTGGCGTCGGATCAGCATACCTTCTGCAAAACTCCTTCATAGTGTTCCAAGTGATCATGCAGAAAGAATACAGCTGTTACAAAGTATGGTCTCAACTCTGGTAACAGAATCTTCAAAGTCTAGGGAGAGGCTAGGTATAGCAACTGAGCAGGTCTCGATACTCTTATCTCAGATAAGAGAGCAGCCTGTTTCATTACAAAGTACGAGAGACATTACACCGAAGAATAGGAATATATGA